The DNA segment GGAGTTTTTTGGCGGAATTGTGACTCGTAGTTTGGCGTTGCTTTCTGATGCGGGTCATATGCTCAGCGATGCTAGTTCTCTCTTACTGAGCCTACTCGCTATTTGGTTCGCTGGGCGTGCGCCGACAGCCACAAAAACCTTTGGCTACTATCGTTTAGAGATTTTAGCAGCATTTCTGAATGGTTTAACCTTGTTTGTTATTGCTGGATTTATTATTTGGGAAGCCTATCAGCGGATTTTCGACCCTCCTACGGTAGCCAGCGGAACGATGATTCTTATTGCCATGGTTGGTCTTCTTGCCAACCTCATTAGTGCATGGACTCTCATAAGGCAAGGTGATGTTAAGGAGAATCTAAACCTTAGAAGTGCATATTTGCATGTGCTTGGTGATGCTCTTGGCTCGGTTGGTGCGATTCTCGCCGGGATTGTAATGTACTTTTTCGGCTGGTATATTTTTGACCCTATTATTAGTGTGTTTGTTGCCTTACTCATATTGAGAGGGGCATGGGGCATTATTACTCAAACGGTTCATATTTTGATGGAAGGCACGCCTCCCTCCATGAATAAAGATGAGGTGTCAGCTCGATTGGGACAGATTGAAGGTGTGATTGAGGTGCATGATTTGCACATTTGGACGATTACTTCGGGAATCGATTCGCTAAGCTGTCATCTCGTCGTAGAATCAAGCAGGGACAGCCAGGACGTACTTCAAACTGCTATTGATTTATTAGAGCAGCAGTTTTCTTTGACTCACGTCACGATTCAAATCGAAGCTCCGCGGACTAGACATGCAGAGCTGCTGGTGTAATTGAAAAGGAGCTGATTCCTATGG comes from the Paenibacillus lentus genome and includes:
- a CDS encoding cation diffusion facilitator family transporter, with amino-acid sequence MKHQKESHKHNHDHVHGHGHGHMHHHSGHFHGHTHGHGYEGARAGNIKGLVIALVITSGIALLEFFGGIVTRSLALLSDAGHMLSDASSLLLSLLAIWFAGRAPTATKTFGYYRLEILAAFLNGLTLFVIAGFIIWEAYQRIFDPPTVASGTMILIAMVGLLANLISAWTLIRQGDVKENLNLRSAYLHVLGDALGSVGAILAGIVMYFFGWYIFDPIISVFVALLILRGAWGIITQTVHILMEGTPPSMNKDEVSARLGQIEGVIEVHDLHIWTITSGIDSLSCHLVVESSRDSQDVLQTAIDLLEQQFSLTHVTIQIEAPRTRHAELLV